From the Megalops cyprinoides isolate fMegCyp1 chromosome 21, fMegCyp1.pri, whole genome shotgun sequence genome, one window contains:
- the zmym4 gene encoding zinc finger MYM-type protein 4 isoform X2, whose protein sequence is MAESENATHSVHTAETMDTPAGPSQEAADVEMHPVDSDGGTDLLAADPALPTKVSSEELKKGGGGEEEETVALTPKLQEGELGEGKGKEGKVDGEADSDSVPLTTSLSLPTSVDSPLGGLDSAEADHVKEGRGAGEDQVALAEATEEECDMDTLPSSTRGDADADGLMDTQTDTRMDAQMDTQEQAQSQLVPKELQKDEESDSSEDRTPDVDMASPPGEAELPPIAMEETRSASESTQSTKTDRNGPAPDRRPPLSPLPTTLPVENGEKAQETGVNGQLADEPCEAVSVQQRVETVDSGRVSLSPPMKIKDEPVDEEYDRALGPQSDPVGIKDEPDAAEEFGQQHKTTEELKISAVFSVGGNSTSTAPSAVTQPAKAVVAPSKTVTLTTPVTPLPPLPPPNLVRVSCSGCKKVLLKGQTAYQRKGSSQLFCSTICLTGYTLPAVKSVLKKTCHYCFKEIENPKDVIIAPVDMAGTVKDFCSQTCLSAFDFKRKTAVSTLATEGVTIKCSVCQKVTIIRHEVNYQGTVHKLCSDACFSRFRSSNNLTMNCCENCGGYCYSGNDRCHTLHIEGDTKKLCSPSCVTAYKMKSVKVTPCTMCRNLRSSAEMVEHTTSQGKTELFCNASCVTAYKVQTVSTSGAVLPCNHCKVSAVPQYHLAMSDGSMRNFCSYGCVINFQAVFNKSTTQSLLNVIPPAVLTSTPPAPSPAAPTTASSNSPAPTTAPQASTPTPTPSQPPARVPYKLICKHCYRLFASKPELIEFKGQMVQFCGKKCSEEFKKVHFVMARCEYCKIDKVVKEVKKINKQDCSFCSEGCKLLYKHDLAKRWGNHCHTCTYCGNTVLRVVHKHFAGKREEFCGDECMSHYTVLFYQMSKCDGCKRQGKLLESLKWLGEMKHFCNLQCLLQFCSQQPSYDPRAKAGSTVPAPQAPATGATEAPPTAAQAIPSASSHPSKEATPVIANVVSLASAPTGQPTVYANTALQGAVPGTQAKIIEHASTQTDALKLPPAPPVRVLKNKALLCKPMSQNKGTSCKPHTQSTETQTDEMLPKVVVLPVPVPVFIPVPLHLYTQYTPCPVGLPLPLPVPMFLPTTLDSAERIVETIQEIKEKIPANPYEADLILMADLLAEDEEKDKPVSHGDQGSSYSGDLESEAVSTPHSLEDETSTSSHRHGRAPDQEVRSVGTTPANSSPQPQQDLEADFPIGCFDPSAKEQSEMTSPSRQRGRRRTRDGFPPRKRGRKRAAAAPPAGQVQEAQPPAGGLKLYPMYGVNAWKNWVQWRGKQPDLENPRFGTRPVVLKEDVVQCSTAELSYGLCCFISEVRRPNGEPYTPDSIFYLCLGIQQHLFENGRMENIFTDLFYSKFTSEITKLLKDWKPTILPSAPSSST, encoded by the exons ATGGCGGAATCCGAAAACGCGACGCACTCTGTG CACACAGCGGAGACCATGGACACCCCTGCCGGACCCTCACAAGAAG CTGCTGATGTGGAGATGCATCCAGTGGACAGTGATGGGGGTACTGACCTTCTGGCTGCTGACCCTGCTCTTCCAACAAAAGTCAGCAGTGAGGAGTTGAAAaaaggaggtgggggagaggaggaggagactgtGGCACTTACCCCCAAGCTGCAGGAGGGGGAGCTGGGAGAGGGTAAAGGGAAGGAAGGCAAGGTAGATGGGGAGGCTGACAGTGACAGCGTCCCCTTAACCACGTCCCTCAGCCTGCCCACCAGCGTGGACTCTCCATTGGGGGGGTTGGACAGTGCTGAAGCAGACCATGTGAAGGAGGGACGTGGTGCAGGGGAGGACCAGGTGGCCCTGGCGGAGGCCACAGAGGAAGAGTGTGACATGGACACGTTACCCAGCAGCACTCGGGGTGATGCTGATGCAGACGGTTtgatggacacacagacagacactcgGATGGATGCACAAATGGACACACAAGAACAGGCTCAGAGTCAACTGGTGCCGAAGGAATTGCAGAAGGACGAAgagtcagacagcagtgaggaTCGTACCCCTGATGTGGATATGG CTTCCCCACCCGGTGAGGCAGAGCTCCCACCCATAGCTATGGAAGAGACACGTTCTGCATCGGAGTCCACACAGAGTACCAAGACGGACCGGAATGGACCGGCACCTGACAGACggccacccctctctcccctccccacaaCCCTCCCTGTTGAAA ATGGGGAGAAAGCACAGGAGACAGGAGTGAATGGGCAGCTGGCAGACGAGCCATGT GAGGCGGTGTCTGTTCAGCAGAGGGTAGAGACAGTGGACTCGGGAAGGGTGTCCCTCTCACCGCCCATGAAGATTAAGGATGAACCCGTGGATGAGGAGTATGACCGTGCCCTTGGCCCCCAAAGTGATCCTGTGGGAATCAAGGATGAGCCTGACGCTGCAGAG GAGTTTGGCCAGCAGCACAAGACCACAGAGGAATTAAAAATCAGTGCTGTCTTCTCTGTGGGTGGAAATTCCACTTCTACAG CTCCATCAGCAGTCACCCAGCCAGCAAAAGCGGTGGTGGCTCCTTCCAAAACTGTGACACTGACCACACCTGTGACCCCTCTGCCTCCGCTGCCCCCGCCTAACCTGGTCCGGGTTTCCTGCTCCGGGTGTAAGAAGGTACTTCTGAAGGGGCAAACAGCCTACCAGCGGAAGGGCTCCTCCCAGCTCTTCTGCTCCACCATCTGCCTTACGGGCTACACCTTGCCCGCTGTGAAGTCTGTGCTAAAGAAGACCTGCCACTACTGCTTCAA GGAAATTGAGAACCCCAAGGATGTGATCATTGCCCCTGTGGATATGGCGGGGACGGTGAAGGACTTCTGCAGCCAGACTTGCTTGTCAGCCTTTGACTTTAAGAGGAAGACAGCTGTGTCCACACTGGCCACCGAGGGCGTGACCATCAAGTGCAGTGTGTGTCAAAAGGTCACCATT ATTCGGCATGAGGTTAACTACCAGGGCACTGTGCACAAGCTGTGCAGCGACGCCTGCTTCTCCCGCTTCCGCTCCTCCAACAACCTGACCATGAACTGCTGTGAGAACTGCGGCGGCTACTGCTACAGCGGCAACGACCGATGCCACACGCTACACATAGAGGGCGACACCAAAAAGCTCTGCAGCCCCAGCTGCGTTACTGCGTACAAAATG AAGAGTGTGAAGGTCACTCCCTGCACCATGTGTCGGAATCTGCGCTCCTCGGCTGAGATGGTGGAGCACACCACCTCTCAGGGCAAGACAGAGCTCTTCTGCAATGCCAGCTGTGTGACGGCATACAAAGTTCAGACTGTCAGTACATCAG GTGCTGTGTTGCCATGCAACCACTGCAAGGTGAGTGCAGTTCCACAGTACCACCTGGCCATGTCCGATGGGTCCATGCGGAACTTCTGCTCCTATGGCTGTGTCATCAACTTTCAG GCGGTGTTCAACAAGAGCACCACCCAGAGCCTGCTGAACGTCATTCCCCCGGCCGTCCTCACCTCCACTCCGCCTGCTCCCAGCCCTGCGGCCCCCACCACCGCCTCCTCCAATTCGCCAGCCCCCACGACTGCGCCTCAagcctccacccccacccccaccccatcacaGCCCCCTGCACGAGTGCCGTACAAACTCATCTGCAAGCACTGCTACCGCCTATTTGCCTCCAAACCGGAGCTCATAGAGTTTAAG GGTCAGATGGTCCAGTTCTGTGGGAAGAAGTGCTCGGAGGAGTTCAAGAAGGTGCACTTTGTCATGGCGCGCTGTGAGTACTGCAAAATCGACAAAGTCGTGAAAGAGGTCAAGAAGATCAACAAGCAGGACTGCTCCTTCTGTAGTGAGG GCTGTAAGCTGCTCTACAAGCATGACCTGGCCAAGCGCTGGGGGAACCACTGCCACACCTGTACGTACTGTGGCAACACAGTCCTGAGGGTGGTCCACAAACACTTCGCCGGCAAGAGGGAGGAGTTCTGCGGCGACGAGTGCATGTCCCactacactgtgctgttctACCAG aTGTCAAAGTGTGACGGATGTAAGCGGCAGGGCAAGCTGCTCGAGTCACTGAAGTGGCTGGGAGAGATGAAGCACTTCTGCAACCTGCAGTGTCTGCTCCAGTTCTGCAGCCAGCAGCCCTCTTATGACCCGCGGGCCAAAGCCGGCTCCACCGTCCCAGCTCCACAGG CACCTGCCACTGGTGCCACAGAGGCCCCCCCTACGGCAGCCCAAGCGATCCCGTCAGCCTCCTCCCACCCATCCAAGGAGGCCACACCTGTCATCGCAAATGTCGTCTCCCTTGCCAGCGCCCCCACTGGGCAACCTACAGTCTACGCCAACACCGCTCTTCAAG GGGCTGTTCCTGGCACTCAGGCTAAAATCATTGAACAT GCCAGTACGCAGACAGACGCCCTGAAGCTGCCCCCAGCTCCGCCCGTTAGGGTGCTGAAGAACAAGGCTCTGCTTTGCAAaccaatgagccaaaacaaGGGCACAAGCTGCAAgcctcacacacagagtacagaaacacagacag atgAGATGCTTCCGAAAGTGGTTGTGCTGCCTGTTCCTGTGCCAGTCTTCATCCCTGTGCCATTGCATCTGTACACCCAGTACACCCCTTGTCCTGTGGGACTGCCCCTCCCG TTGCCGGTGCCCATGTTCCTGCCCACCACTCTGGACAGCGCTGAGCGCATCGTGGAGACCATCCAGGAGATCAAGGAGAAGATCCCAGCCAACCCCTACGAGGCTGACCTCATCCTCATGGCTGACCTGCTGGCGGAGGATGAGGAGAAGGACAAGCCTGTGTCCCATGGAG ACCAgggcagcagctacagtgggGACCTGGAGTCGGAGGCTGTGTCCACACCACACAGCTTGGAGGACGagacctccacctcctcccacaGACACGGCCGGGCGCCCGACCAGGAAGTACGCTCCGTGGGCACTACGCCTGCTAACTCTTCACCCCAACCGCAGCAGGACCTGGAGGCTGACTTCCCCATCG ggtgCTTTGATCCTTCTGCGAAGGAACAGAGTGAGATGACATCACCATCCAGGCAGCGAGGCCGTAGGCGAACTCGAGATGGCTTCCCGCCAAGAAAGCGG GGTCGGAAACGGGCAGCCGCAGCACCACCGGCAGGGCAGGTGCAGGAAGCGCAGCCACCAGCGGGTGGTTTGAAGCTGTACCCAATGTATGGAGTGAATGCCTGGAAGAACTGGGTCCAGTGGCGGGGCAAGCAGCCTGACCTGGAGAATCCGCGATTCGGCA CGCGGCCCGTGGTGCTGAAGGAGGATGTagtgcagtgtagcacagcggaGCTCAGTTATGGACTGTGTTGCTTTATCAGCGAGGTCCGTCGGCCCAATGGGGAACCCTACACCCCAGACAGCATCTTCTACCTCTGCCTAGGCATCCAGCAG CACCTTTTTGAGAATGGGCGGATGGAGAACATCTTCACTGACCTGTTCTACAGCAAGTTCACCTCAGAGATCACCAAGCTTCTCAAAGACTGGAAGCCTACAATACTTCCCAGTG CACCAAGCTCTTCCACCTGA
- the zmym4 gene encoding zinc finger MYM-type protein 4 isoform X1 — translation MAESENATHSVHTAETMDTPAGPSQEAADVEMHPVDSDGGTDLLAADPALPTKVSSEELKKGGGGEEEETVALTPKLQEGELGEGKGKEGKVDGEADSDSVPLTTSLSLPTSVDSPLGGLDSAEADHVKEGRGAGEDQVALAEATEEECDMDTLPSSTRGDADADGLMDTQTDTRMDAQMDTQEQAQSQLVPKELQKDEESDSSEDRTPDVDMASPPGEAELPPIAMEETRSASESTQSTKTDRNGPAPDRRPPLSPLPTTLPVENGEKAQETGVNGQLADEPCEAVSVQQRVETVDSGRVSLSPPMKIKDEPVDEEYDRALGPQSDPVGIKDEPDAAEEFGQQHKTTEELKISAVFSVGGNSTSTAPSAVTQPAKAVVAPSKTVTLTTPVTPLPPLPPPNLVRVSCSGCKKVLLKGQTAYQRKGSSQLFCSTICLTGYTLPAVKSVLKKTCHYCFKEIENPKDVIIAPVDMAGTVKDFCSQTCLSAFDFKRKTAVSTLATEGVTIKCSVCQKVTIIRHEVNYQGTVHKLCSDACFSRFRSSNNLTMNCCENCGGYCYSGNDRCHTLHIEGDTKKLCSPSCVTAYKMKSVKVTPCTMCRNLRSSAEMVEHTTSQGKTELFCNASCVTAYKVQTVSTSGAVLPCNHCKVSAVPQYHLAMSDGSMRNFCSYGCVINFQAVFNKSTTQSLLNVIPPAVLTSTPPAPSPAAPTTASSNSPAPTTAPQASTPTPTPSQPPARVPYKLICKHCYRLFASKPELIEFKGQMVQFCGKKCSEEFKKVHFVMARCEYCKIDKVVKEVKKINKQDCSFCSEGCKLLYKHDLAKRWGNHCHTCTYCGNTVLRVVHKHFAGKREEFCGDECMSHYTVLFYQMSKCDGCKRQGKLLESLKWLGEMKHFCNLQCLLQFCSQQPSYDPRAKAGSTVPAPQAPATGATEAPPTAAQAIPSASSHPSKEATPVIANVVSLASAPTGQPTVYANTALQGAVPGTQAKIIEHASTQTDALKLPPAPPVRVLKNKALLCKPMSQNKGTSCKPHTQSTETQTDEMLPKVVVLPVPVPVFIPVPLHLYTQYTPCPVGLPLPLPVPMFLPTTLDSAERIVETIQEIKEKIPANPYEADLILMADLLAEDEEKDKPVSHGDQGSSYSGDLESEAVSTPHSLEDETSTSSHRHGRAPDQEVRSVGTTPANSSPQPQQDLEADFPIGCFDPSAKEQSEMTSPSRQRGRRRTRDGFPPRKRGRKRAAAAPPAGQVQEAQPPAGGLKLYPMYGVNAWKNWVQWRGKQPDLENPRFGTRPVVLKEDVVQCSTAELSYGLCCFISEVRRPNGEPYTPDSIFYLCLGIQQHLFENGRMENIFTDLFYSKFTSEITKLLKDWKPTILPSGYLHSRVEEEYLWECKQLGAYSPIVLLNTLLFFSTKLFHLKTLPQHRRLSFAHVMRCTRTLKNNSKTNFLRFYPPVPKEPANTVEKAVVPAKRKKEDEEEEEVMEMPENTENPLRCPVRLYEFYLSKCSDSVKQRTDLFYLQPERSCVPNSPLWYSSMPLESATLETMLTRILTVREVHLAGEQPLPQTATSDDETSE, via the exons ATGGCGGAATCCGAAAACGCGACGCACTCTGTG CACACAGCGGAGACCATGGACACCCCTGCCGGACCCTCACAAGAAG CTGCTGATGTGGAGATGCATCCAGTGGACAGTGATGGGGGTACTGACCTTCTGGCTGCTGACCCTGCTCTTCCAACAAAAGTCAGCAGTGAGGAGTTGAAAaaaggaggtgggggagaggaggaggagactgtGGCACTTACCCCCAAGCTGCAGGAGGGGGAGCTGGGAGAGGGTAAAGGGAAGGAAGGCAAGGTAGATGGGGAGGCTGACAGTGACAGCGTCCCCTTAACCACGTCCCTCAGCCTGCCCACCAGCGTGGACTCTCCATTGGGGGGGTTGGACAGTGCTGAAGCAGACCATGTGAAGGAGGGACGTGGTGCAGGGGAGGACCAGGTGGCCCTGGCGGAGGCCACAGAGGAAGAGTGTGACATGGACACGTTACCCAGCAGCACTCGGGGTGATGCTGATGCAGACGGTTtgatggacacacagacagacactcgGATGGATGCACAAATGGACACACAAGAACAGGCTCAGAGTCAACTGGTGCCGAAGGAATTGCAGAAGGACGAAgagtcagacagcagtgaggaTCGTACCCCTGATGTGGATATGG CTTCCCCACCCGGTGAGGCAGAGCTCCCACCCATAGCTATGGAAGAGACACGTTCTGCATCGGAGTCCACACAGAGTACCAAGACGGACCGGAATGGACCGGCACCTGACAGACggccacccctctctcccctccccacaaCCCTCCCTGTTGAAA ATGGGGAGAAAGCACAGGAGACAGGAGTGAATGGGCAGCTGGCAGACGAGCCATGT GAGGCGGTGTCTGTTCAGCAGAGGGTAGAGACAGTGGACTCGGGAAGGGTGTCCCTCTCACCGCCCATGAAGATTAAGGATGAACCCGTGGATGAGGAGTATGACCGTGCCCTTGGCCCCCAAAGTGATCCTGTGGGAATCAAGGATGAGCCTGACGCTGCAGAG GAGTTTGGCCAGCAGCACAAGACCACAGAGGAATTAAAAATCAGTGCTGTCTTCTCTGTGGGTGGAAATTCCACTTCTACAG CTCCATCAGCAGTCACCCAGCCAGCAAAAGCGGTGGTGGCTCCTTCCAAAACTGTGACACTGACCACACCTGTGACCCCTCTGCCTCCGCTGCCCCCGCCTAACCTGGTCCGGGTTTCCTGCTCCGGGTGTAAGAAGGTACTTCTGAAGGGGCAAACAGCCTACCAGCGGAAGGGCTCCTCCCAGCTCTTCTGCTCCACCATCTGCCTTACGGGCTACACCTTGCCCGCTGTGAAGTCTGTGCTAAAGAAGACCTGCCACTACTGCTTCAA GGAAATTGAGAACCCCAAGGATGTGATCATTGCCCCTGTGGATATGGCGGGGACGGTGAAGGACTTCTGCAGCCAGACTTGCTTGTCAGCCTTTGACTTTAAGAGGAAGACAGCTGTGTCCACACTGGCCACCGAGGGCGTGACCATCAAGTGCAGTGTGTGTCAAAAGGTCACCATT ATTCGGCATGAGGTTAACTACCAGGGCACTGTGCACAAGCTGTGCAGCGACGCCTGCTTCTCCCGCTTCCGCTCCTCCAACAACCTGACCATGAACTGCTGTGAGAACTGCGGCGGCTACTGCTACAGCGGCAACGACCGATGCCACACGCTACACATAGAGGGCGACACCAAAAAGCTCTGCAGCCCCAGCTGCGTTACTGCGTACAAAATG AAGAGTGTGAAGGTCACTCCCTGCACCATGTGTCGGAATCTGCGCTCCTCGGCTGAGATGGTGGAGCACACCACCTCTCAGGGCAAGACAGAGCTCTTCTGCAATGCCAGCTGTGTGACGGCATACAAAGTTCAGACTGTCAGTACATCAG GTGCTGTGTTGCCATGCAACCACTGCAAGGTGAGTGCAGTTCCACAGTACCACCTGGCCATGTCCGATGGGTCCATGCGGAACTTCTGCTCCTATGGCTGTGTCATCAACTTTCAG GCGGTGTTCAACAAGAGCACCACCCAGAGCCTGCTGAACGTCATTCCCCCGGCCGTCCTCACCTCCACTCCGCCTGCTCCCAGCCCTGCGGCCCCCACCACCGCCTCCTCCAATTCGCCAGCCCCCACGACTGCGCCTCAagcctccacccccacccccaccccatcacaGCCCCCTGCACGAGTGCCGTACAAACTCATCTGCAAGCACTGCTACCGCCTATTTGCCTCCAAACCGGAGCTCATAGAGTTTAAG GGTCAGATGGTCCAGTTCTGTGGGAAGAAGTGCTCGGAGGAGTTCAAGAAGGTGCACTTTGTCATGGCGCGCTGTGAGTACTGCAAAATCGACAAAGTCGTGAAAGAGGTCAAGAAGATCAACAAGCAGGACTGCTCCTTCTGTAGTGAGG GCTGTAAGCTGCTCTACAAGCATGACCTGGCCAAGCGCTGGGGGAACCACTGCCACACCTGTACGTACTGTGGCAACACAGTCCTGAGGGTGGTCCACAAACACTTCGCCGGCAAGAGGGAGGAGTTCTGCGGCGACGAGTGCATGTCCCactacactgtgctgttctACCAG aTGTCAAAGTGTGACGGATGTAAGCGGCAGGGCAAGCTGCTCGAGTCACTGAAGTGGCTGGGAGAGATGAAGCACTTCTGCAACCTGCAGTGTCTGCTCCAGTTCTGCAGCCAGCAGCCCTCTTATGACCCGCGGGCCAAAGCCGGCTCCACCGTCCCAGCTCCACAGG CACCTGCCACTGGTGCCACAGAGGCCCCCCCTACGGCAGCCCAAGCGATCCCGTCAGCCTCCTCCCACCCATCCAAGGAGGCCACACCTGTCATCGCAAATGTCGTCTCCCTTGCCAGCGCCCCCACTGGGCAACCTACAGTCTACGCCAACACCGCTCTTCAAG GGGCTGTTCCTGGCACTCAGGCTAAAATCATTGAACAT GCCAGTACGCAGACAGACGCCCTGAAGCTGCCCCCAGCTCCGCCCGTTAGGGTGCTGAAGAACAAGGCTCTGCTTTGCAAaccaatgagccaaaacaaGGGCACAAGCTGCAAgcctcacacacagagtacagaaacacagacag atgAGATGCTTCCGAAAGTGGTTGTGCTGCCTGTTCCTGTGCCAGTCTTCATCCCTGTGCCATTGCATCTGTACACCCAGTACACCCCTTGTCCTGTGGGACTGCCCCTCCCG TTGCCGGTGCCCATGTTCCTGCCCACCACTCTGGACAGCGCTGAGCGCATCGTGGAGACCATCCAGGAGATCAAGGAGAAGATCCCAGCCAACCCCTACGAGGCTGACCTCATCCTCATGGCTGACCTGCTGGCGGAGGATGAGGAGAAGGACAAGCCTGTGTCCCATGGAG ACCAgggcagcagctacagtgggGACCTGGAGTCGGAGGCTGTGTCCACACCACACAGCTTGGAGGACGagacctccacctcctcccacaGACACGGCCGGGCGCCCGACCAGGAAGTACGCTCCGTGGGCACTACGCCTGCTAACTCTTCACCCCAACCGCAGCAGGACCTGGAGGCTGACTTCCCCATCG ggtgCTTTGATCCTTCTGCGAAGGAACAGAGTGAGATGACATCACCATCCAGGCAGCGAGGCCGTAGGCGAACTCGAGATGGCTTCCCGCCAAGAAAGCGG GGTCGGAAACGGGCAGCCGCAGCACCACCGGCAGGGCAGGTGCAGGAAGCGCAGCCACCAGCGGGTGGTTTGAAGCTGTACCCAATGTATGGAGTGAATGCCTGGAAGAACTGGGTCCAGTGGCGGGGCAAGCAGCCTGACCTGGAGAATCCGCGATTCGGCA CGCGGCCCGTGGTGCTGAAGGAGGATGTagtgcagtgtagcacagcggaGCTCAGTTATGGACTGTGTTGCTTTATCAGCGAGGTCCGTCGGCCCAATGGGGAACCCTACACCCCAGACAGCATCTTCTACCTCTGCCTAGGCATCCAGCAG CACCTTTTTGAGAATGGGCGGATGGAGAACATCTTCACTGACCTGTTCTACAGCAAGTTCACCTCAGAGATCACCAAGCTTCTCAAAGACTGGAAGCCTACAATACTTCCCAGTG GTTACCTGCACTCGCGGGTGGAGGAGGAGTATCTGTGGGAGTGCAAGCAGCTGGGGGCATACTCCCCTATCGTGCTGCTGAACACTCTGCTCTTCTTCAGCACCAAGCTCTTCCACCTGAAGACCCTCCCCCAGCACCGCCGCCTCTCCTTCGCCCACGTCATGCGCTGCACCAGGACCCTGAAGAACAACAGCAAGACCAACTTCCTGCGCTTCTATCCGCCCGTGCCAAAAGAGCCCGCCAACACAG TGGAGAAAGCAGTGGTGCCAgcaaagaggaagaaggaggatgaggaggaagaggaggtgatGGAGATGCCAGAGAACACCGAAAACCCCCTACGATGTCCTGTCAGACTTTATGAGTTCTACCTCTCCAAGTG ctcgGACTCAGTGAAGCAGCGCACAGACCTGTTCTACCTGCAGCCAGAGCGCTCCTGTGTACCCAACAGCCCGCTGTGGTACTCCTCCATGCCGCTCGAAAGTGCCACCCTGGAGACCATGCTCACCCGCATCCTCACCGTACGGGAAGTGCATCTCGCCGGGGAACAGCCCCTTCCGCAGACTGCCACCTCTGACGACGAGACCTCGGAGTGA